A region from the Nostoc sp. HK-01 genome encodes:
- a CDS encoding ATP-dependent RNA helicase, producing MNLSFIELGISQERAELLEKMGFTAPTNIQIQAIPQLLAGRDVVGQSQTGTGKTAAFSLPILERLDVNQRGVQAVVLTPTRELAIQVHDAVSQFIGNSGLRALAIYGGQSIDRQIMQLKRGVHIVVGTPGRVIDLLERGCLKLDQVKWFVLDEADEMLSMGFIDDVEKILSQAPQERQTALFSATMPPSIRMLVNKFLHSPVTVTVEQPKAAPNKINQVAYLIPRHWTKAKALQPILEMEDPETALIFVRTRRTAAELTNQLQAAGHSVDEYHGDLSQQARERLLTRFRNRQVRWVVATDIAARGLDVDQLSHVINYDLPDSVETYVHRIGRTGRAGKEGTAITLVQPFERRKQQIFERHNRQTWQLLSIPTRAQIEARHINKLQEQVREALTGERLASFLPIVSELIEQYDAHAIAAAALQLAYDETRPAWLSSEVEIPEEVPVAKPKIVKQRREFSGDRNRSWNKSDANNGDDDRRSTPKPKLRTGGRREAPVSANQKLGSSSARESAS from the coding sequence ATGAATCTTTCGTTTATTGAACTAGGAATTTCCCAAGAACGCGCTGAACTATTAGAAAAAATGGGCTTTACTGCGCCTACTAACATTCAAATCCAAGCCATTCCTCAACTATTGGCAGGCAGAGATGTAGTTGGACAGTCTCAAACAGGCACAGGCAAAACAGCCGCTTTTTCTCTACCAATTTTAGAACGGCTCGATGTTAACCAAAGAGGCGTGCAAGCTGTAGTTTTAACACCAACCCGTGAATTAGCCATTCAAGTCCATGATGCTGTTAGCCAATTTATCGGCAACAGTGGCTTACGGGCTTTAGCAATTTACGGTGGTCAATCAATTGACCGCCAAATTATGCAACTCAAACGCGGCGTTCATATTGTTGTTGGTACTCCCGGACGGGTGATTGACTTGCTAGAGCGTGGTTGCTTGAAATTAGATCAAGTCAAGTGGTTTGTGTTGGATGAAGCCGATGAAATGTTAAGCATGGGCTTTATCGATGATGTTGAGAAAATTCTTTCTCAAGCACCCCAAGAACGACAAACAGCGTTGTTCTCCGCCACAATGCCCCCGTCAATTCGGATGTTGGTGAACAAGTTTTTGCACTCGCCGGTCACAGTCACCGTTGAACAGCCAAAAGCTGCACCCAACAAAATCAATCAAGTAGCTTACTTAATTCCTCGTCATTGGACAAAAGCCAAAGCATTACAGCCAATTCTGGAAATGGAAGATCCAGAAACAGCCTTAATCTTTGTGCGTACCAGAAGAACTGCGGCAGAACTTACCAACCAACTGCAAGCAGCGGGTCACAGTGTAGATGAATATCACGGTGATTTGTCTCAACAAGCCAGAGAACGGTTATTAACTCGGTTCCGTAATCGTCAAGTGCGCTGGGTAGTAGCAACTGACATTGCTGCACGGGGTTTAGATGTTGACCAACTATCCCATGTAATCAATTACGATTTACCCGATAGCGTGGAAACCTACGTGCATCGGATTGGTCGGACTGGTCGTGCAGGTAAAGAAGGTACAGCAATTACCTTAGTTCAGCCTTTTGAGCGTCGCAAACAGCAAATATTTGAGCGCCATAACCGTCAAACCTGGCAACTACTGTCGATTCCTACACGGGCGCAGATTGAAGCACGGCACATCAACAAATTGCAAGAACAAGTCAGAGAAGCCTTAACTGGTGAAAGGTTAGCTTCATTCTTACCTATTGTCAGCGAATTAATTGAACAGTATGATGCTCATGCGATCGCTGCTGCTGCACTACAACTTGCTTACGATGAAACCCGTCCCGCTTGGTTAAGCTCAGAAGTAGAAATTCCCGAAGAAGTTCCTGTTGCCAAACCCAAGATTGTGAAGCAGCGTCGGGAATTTTCTGGCGACAGAAACCGTTCTTGGAACAAGTCAGATGCTAATAACGGTGACGATGACAGACGCTCTACACCCAAGCCCAAGCTGCGGACAGGCGGCCGTCGTGAAGCTCCTGTTTCTGCCAATCAAAAGCTAGGTTCGTCTTCAGCTAGAGAATCAGCTTCTTAG